Proteins found in one Takifugu rubripes chromosome 17, fTakRub1.2, whole genome shotgun sequence genomic segment:
- the bnc2 gene encoding zinc finger protein basonuclin-2 isoform X5, with protein MAIRCTLVNCTCECFQPGKIHLRTCDQCKHGWVAHALDKLSTQHLYHPTQVEIVQSNVVFDISSLMLYGTQAIPVRLKILLDRLFSVLKQEEVLHILHGLGWTLRDYVRGYILQDAAGKVLDRWTIMSREEEIITLQQFLRFGETKSIVELMAIQEKEGQAVTVPSSKTDSGIRTFIESNNRTRSPGLLPHLENSSPSSIHHFENIPNSLAFLLPFQYINPVSAPMLGLPPNGLPMEHSALRLREPSLPNQGEPVETSESEVSLSPFRTGQSPSRGAMGSMNSIEPKTEPSNRASPISPSPSSQQGQQQQSQQQTQQQHQGQQQSQNQAQQPNSLGDHQVHHHFVKDEHSKSISHASFNSKMHRIRRMGATSRKGRVCCNACGKTFYDKGTLKIHYNAVHLKIKHRCTIEGCNMVFSSLRSRNRHSANPNPRLHMPMLRNNRDKDLIRANSTPGTPVISSSKSGGFTLTSPGRPPLGLTTPPVDAILQSPLQSPLVFPTLKSVQPVQPVPPFYRTLLSPADLVSPPVSLPTSPILPTTTNSTTLMDQQQHLLAAAVAASNHSVHMSDAGPMSHRLHGANHDISAGNTDPTPKKKPRKSSMPVKIEKEVIDVADEYEDKDDDDDDHLHHNHHHHQSSLLHNSIKMNGNCNSNNNSTGNHSGGSGQQSPSQDEMSPGLALRGLMRQSEDECQEGTGSDSRGGHDLQGSGELRCMDSFTSEDQDHERDFENESETSDSKMFYRDELIDVDEQQKQMIGGKGLDRDRDDDGEDAHLRKEMDGKGHATPSPHQPPIKIKEELNDPTYDMFCMGQYGLYNGGMAAAAATAATMAALHESFISTMGYGASPPKFPSSQSPEGDPRSSPDPKICYVCKKSFKSSYSMKLHYKNVHLKEMHVCTVAGCNAAFPSRRSRDRHSSNINLHRKLLTKELDDIVLDPQLMPLPKDLRAELLAKIYAGHHMGLDPMAGMGIGGVGLGPTGLNYSDRSPTNFEYPHHPLNQTFKNYHANGFSRGQPDDYMVLDLSTTSSVQSSSSIHSSHESDEGSDEGILLDDLEEEGEEDEEEGNSEGEDGPQRAGTQGRPGSGELRGQKRGEGLESSSSPFLLSSTGGSNSGILCSICHKMYSNKGTLRVHYKTVHLREMHKCKIPGCNMVFSSVRSRNRHSQNPNLHKNMPFSTIID; from the exons gatgctgcaggcaAGGTGCTGGACCGCTGGACCATCATGTCCAGAGAAGAGGAGATCATCACCCTGCAGCAGTTCTTGCGCTTTGGGGAGACCAAATCCATCGTGGAGCTGATGGCCATTCAGGAAAAGGAAGGTCAGGCGGTTACGGTTCCCTCCTCCAAGACAGACTCCGGAATTAGGACGTTCATTGAAAGCAACAACAGGACCCGCAGCCCAGGGCTCCTGCCCCATCTGGAAAACAGCAGCCCCTCCAGCATTCATCATTTTGAGAATATTCCCAACAGCTTAGCCTTCCTCCTACCCTTCCAGTATATCAACCCAGTATCTGCCCCCATGCTTGGCTTGCCCCCCAATGGCTTGCCTATGGAGCACTCCGCTCTCAGACTCCGCGAACCAAGCCTGCCAAATCAAGGGGAACCGGTAGAGACCAGCGAGTCGGAGGTGTCGCTGTCACCCTTCCGTACAGGCCAGAGCCCTAGCCGTGGAGCGATGGGATCCATGAACAGTATCGAACCTAAAACAGAGCCCAGCAACAGGGCCTCGCCCATCTCCCCCAGCCCCTCCAGccagcagggtcagcagcagcagtcgcaaCAGCAGACGCAGCAACAGCATCAGGGTCAACAGCAGTCGCAAAATCAGGCTCAGCAGCCCAACAGCTTGGGCGACCACCAAGTCCACCACCACTTTGTAAAGGACGAGCACTCCAAAAGCATCAGCCACGCTTCCTTTAACTCCAAGATGCACCGCATCCGTCGCATGGGAGCCACCTCGCGCAAAGGTCGGGTGTGCTGCAACGCATGTGGCAAAACCTTCTACGACAAAGGCACACTTAAGATACACTACAACGCCGTGCATCTGAAGATTAAACACCGTTGCACCATCGAGGGCTGCAACATGGTGTTCAGCTCGCTGCGCAGCCGCAACCGCCACAGTGCCAACCCCAATCCGCGGCTGCACATGCCCATGCTGCGTAACAATCGCGACAAGGACCTAATCCGAGCAAATTCCACACCTGGCACGCCTGTCATTTCGAGCTCCAAGAGTGGCGGCTTCACCCTCACCAGCCCTGGAAGGCCACCGCTGGGTCTGACTACCCCACCGGTAGACGCTATTCTTCAGTCACCCCTGCAGAGTCCACTGGTGTTCCCCACTCTGAAGTCAGTCCAGCCAgtccagccagtgcctccatTTTACCGTACGCTACTGTCCCCCGCTGACCTCGTCAGTCCTCCAGTGTCGCTACCCACCAGCCCCATTTTGCCCACCACCACAAACAGCACCACGCTGATGGACCAACAGCAGCATCTTCTGGCGGCTGCAGTCGCAGCTTCAAACCACAGCGTTCACATGTCGGACGCAGGACCCATGTCTCACCGCTTACACGGCGCCAACCACGACATTAGCGCCGGGAACACGGACCCCACACCCAAAAAGAAGCCTCGTAAATCCAGCATGCCAGTCAAGATTGAGAAGGAGGTGATCGACGTGGCGGACGAGTACGAGGACAAAgatgacgacgatgacgaccacctccaccacaatcaccaccaccatcagtcGTCCCTCCTTCACAACAGCATCAAAATGAACGGAaactgcaacagcaacaacaacagcaccgGGAACCACAGTGGTGGGAGCGGACAGCAGTCCCCTTCCCAGGACGAGATGAGCCCCGGCCTGGCTCTCAGAGGCCTGATGAGGCAGAGCGAAGACGAGTGCCAGGAAGGCACAGGTAGCGACAGCAGAGGGGGCCACGACCTTCAGGGGTCCGGCGAACTGCGCTGTATGGACAGCTTCACCTCTGAAGACCAGGATCACGAGAGGGATTTTGAGAACGAGTCCGAAACCTCTGATTCCAAGATGTTCTACCGGGACGAGCTGATAGATGTGGAcgaacagcaaaaacaaatgatCGGCGGGAAGGGTCTTGACAGGGACCGGGACGATGACGGCGAGGACGCCCATTTAAGAAAAGAAATGGACGGCAAGGGTCACGCCACGCCCTCCCCTCACCAGCCCCCCATCAAGATCAAAGAAGAGCTCAATGATCCTACCTATGACATGTTCTGTATGGGCCAGTATGGCCTCTACAACGGAGgcatggctgcagctgctgccaccgcCGCCACTATGGCCGCTCTACACGAGAGCTTCATCTCAACGATGGGCTACGGTGCCAGCCCACCTAAATTCCCTTCATCTCAGTCCCCAGAGGGAGACCCACGCTCCAGCCCCGACCCCAAGATCTGCTACGTGTGTAAGAAGAGCTTCAAGAGTTCCTATAGCATGAAACTGCACTACAAGAACGTGCACCTCAAAGAGATGCACGTGTGCACTGTGGCTGGCTGCAACGCTGCCTTCCCTTCCCGGAGGAGCCGAGACAG GCACAGCTCCAACATCAACCTGCACCGCAAACTGCTGACCAAAGAGCTGGACGACATTGTCCTGGACCCCCAACTTATGCCACTGCCCAAGGACTTGAGAGCCGAGTTACTGGCCAAGATCTACGCCGGGCACCACATGGGCTTGGACCCTATGGCCGGGATGGGCATCGGAGGCGTCGGCCTCGGACCCACCGGCCTGAACTACAGTGACCGTTCCCCCACAAACTTTGAGTATCCCCACCACCCTCTGaaccaaacctttaaaaactACCACGCCAACGGCTTCTCCAGGGGCCAGCCAGATGATTACATGGTGTTGGACCTAAGTACTACATCGAGTGttcagtccagcagcagcatccactctTCCCACGAGTCAGACGAGGGCAGCGACGAAGGGATCCTTCTGGATgacctggaggaagagggagaagaggatgaggaagagggcaACAGCGAGGGGGAGGACGGCCCTCAGCGTGCCGGGACGCAGGGACGGCCCGGGAGCGGAGAACTGCGGGGGCAAAAGCGCGGCGAGGGGTTGGAAAGCTCCTCCTCGCCGTTCCTCCTTTCGTCCACCGGGGGCAGTAACAGTGGGAtcctctgcagcatctgccATAAAATGTACAGCAACAAAGGGACCCTGCGCGTGCACTACAAGACTGTGCACCTGCGTGAGATGCACAAGTGCAAAATCCCAGGTTGCAACATGGTGTTCAGCTCCGTGCGCAGCCGTAACCGACACTCACAGAACCCCAACCTGCATAAAAACATGCCCTTCTCTACGATTATAGACTAA